The Notoacmeibacter ruber DNA segment CCGGCTCCGGCAAGACCTCGGTCACAAGCGGGCTATTGCGTGCTTTTGCACGGCGCGGCATCCGGGTACGCGGCGCCAAGAGCGGTCCCGACTATATCGATCCGGGCTTCCATGCCGCAGCGACCGGCGCCCCGGGCGTCAATCTCGACAGCTGGGCGATGCCGCCTGACCTGCTCTCCACCATGCTCGCAGAGCACGCGGCGGAAGCAGAACTCGTCATCATCGAAAGCGCGATGGGGCTCTTTGACGGGATTGAGGGTGGCCCCGGCCGCTCAGGCGCCGCAGCCGACCTGGCACGCAGATTCGGCATTCCCGTGCTGCTGGTGCTCGACTGTTCGGGCCAGTCGCGAAGTGCCGCAGCCGTCGCCCACGGCTTTGCGACATTCGACAACGACATCGCTCTTGCCGGTGTCGTTCTGAACCGCATTGCATCGGATCGCCACGAAACGCAGGTAGCGGATGCAATCCGCAAGGCCGGAATGCAGGTATTCGGGACAGTTCGGCGCGATGCGGTCGCGGCGATGCCCGAGCGCCATCTCGGCCTCGTACAGGCGCGCGAACACGCGGCTCTGGATGATTTCATCGACCAAATGGCCGATACGATGGAGACGTCGCTCGATCTCGATGCCATTTTCGAGGCAGCGAGCCCCTTGGCGATACCGAATGAGAACGGAGCGGCTGTCGCATTGCCACCGCCCGCGCAACGCATCGCCATGGCGCAGGACGACGCGTTCTCGTTCATCTATCCGCACTTGTTACGGCAATGGCGCAGTGCCGGCGCAGAAATCGTCTTCTTTTCACCTCTCGGGGGCGAAGTCCCGCCGGCCGATTGCGATCTTTGCTGGCTGCCCGGCGGGTACCCCGAACTCCATGCGGGAAAGCTGGCCGCCGCCACGGCCTTCAAGGAGGGTGTGCGGCGCTTTGCCGAGCAAAAGCCCGTTCATGGCGAGTGCGGCGGGTTCATGACCCTTGGCACGATGCTGGAGGATGCCGAGGGCGTCCATCACGAGATGCTCGGCCTTTTGTCTCATGCAACCAGCTATGCAAAGCGGAAGATGAACCTCGGCTACCGACGCGCAACCCTCGCGGCAGACAGCCCTGTGGGCCGCGCAGGCAGCGTCGTTCGAGGCCATGAATTTCACTATGCGCGGGTCATCGATCCTGGCCATGACGAAGCGCTGGCGAGCCTTGAAGACGGTGTCGGTAACAATCGCGGCGTGTCTGGCGGAAGACACGGCCATGTGACGGGAACCTTCTTCCATGCCATTGCGCGGGAGCCACTCGCGTGACGTCCCACAAGTTCGGCGAGATCCGATCGGTCATCCGGCAGGGGAGCGCGGATATT contains these protein-coding regions:
- a CDS encoding cobyrinate a,c-diamide synthase — encoded protein: MTAPRAIIVGAPRSGSGKTSVTSGLLRAFARRGIRVRGAKSGPDYIDPGFHAAATGAPGVNLDSWAMPPDLLSTMLAEHAAEAELVIIESAMGLFDGIEGGPGRSGAAADLARRFGIPVLLVLDCSGQSRSAAAVAHGFATFDNDIALAGVVLNRIASDRHETQVADAIRKAGMQVFGTVRRDAVAAMPERHLGLVQAREHAALDDFIDQMADTMETSLDLDAIFEAASPLAIPNENGAAVALPPPAQRIAMAQDDAFSFIYPHLLRQWRSAGAEIVFFSPLGGEVPPADCDLCWLPGGYPELHAGKLAAATAFKEGVRRFAEQKPVHGECGGFMTLGTMLEDAEGVHHEMLGLLSHATSYAKRKMNLGYRRATLAADSPVGRAGSVVRGHEFHYARVIDPGHDEALASLEDGVGNNRGVSGGRHGHVTGTFFHAIAREPLA